Part of the Sandaracinaceae bacterium genome, ATGCCGGCCGTGACGAACACCATGTCGGCGCCCGCGAGCACCTCGGCCAGACGCTGAACGTCCTCGAGCGCCGCCTTGCGACCGATCTCGGGGTTGCCACCCGCGCCGAGGCCCTTGGTCAGCATGGGCCCGAGCTGGATCTTCGTGGGCGCGAGGTTGCTCTCGAGCGCCTGCGCGTCCGTGTTGGCGGCGATGAACTCGACGCCCTCGAGACCGCTCGCGATCATCGTGTTGAGGGCGTTGCCGCCGCTCCCGCCCACGCCCACTACCTTGATACGCGCCTGGAGGTCCGCGTCGTCTGCAAACTCAATCGAGATGGCCATTGTTTTCCTCCCGGCGCTGTTCGCCGGCTCCACCAATTTCGGTGTCACGAGTTCGCCCACCCGCGGTCACCGTACTGTTCCGTCGTTCGTTCTCGAGAGACGCGGGCCCGCCCGCATCCGTCAGCTGTTCAGAAGACCTCGCGGAACCAGGCGCTGATGCGCCCGCCGAGGCCCGTCCCCTGCGGGACGTGGATGATCTCTTCCTCGACCGGCAGCGTCTGCAGCCGGTTCACGCCGTACTTCACGAGGCCCACCCCCGTCGAGTACGCAGGGCTCTTCACGACGTCGATCAACCCACCGATGCCGATGGGCGCGGCGCGGCGCACCGGCAGCCCCAGCACCTGCTCGGCAAGCTCGGGCATGCCGTCCAGCAGCGTGGTGCCGCCGGTGATGATCGCGCCGGACGCCAGCATGTCCGCGTAGCCGGTCTCCGCGATGACGTGGCGGCACGCGACGAAGATCTCCTCGACGCGTGGCTCGATGATGTCGCACAGCGCGCGACGCGACAGCGTGCGGGGCGCGCGGCCACCCACGGACGGCACTTCGATCACCTCGTCCTCGTCGATCATGAAGGTCGCGGCGCAGCCGTACTTGATCTTGATGCGCTCGGCCTCCGCCATCGGTGTCCGCAGGCCCGTGGCGACGTCGTTCGTGAGGTTGATGCCGCCGATGGGGATGGAGCTGGTGTGCACCACCGCGCCGTCGACGTAGACGATGATGTCGCTCGTGCCGCCGCCGATGTCGATCAGCACGGCGCCGATCTCCTTCTCGTCGTCGCTCAGCACAGCGTGCGCGCTGGCGAGCGGCTGGAGCACCACCTCGGCCACGTGCAGGCCGCAGCGCTCCGCGCACTTCACGATGTTGGCGACGCAGCTGCTGGCCGCGGTGACCATGTGCACGCGCGCCTCGAGGCGCACGCCGGCCATCCCGACGGGCTCCTTGATGCCATCTTGCGCGTCCACGATGTACTCCTGCGGGAGCACGTGGATGACCTCGCGGTCGCCGGGCAGCGGCACCGCTTTGGCCTGGATGAGCACGCGGTCGACGTCGTCCTGCGTGACCTCGCGGCTGCCGATGGCGGCCACGCCCTCTTCGTTCATGCCACTGACGTGGCTGCCGGCGATGCCCGCGAAGACCGTGTTGATCTCGACGCCGGCCATGGCCTCGGCCTGCTCGACGGCGGCGCGGATGGCTTGGACGGTCGACTCGATGTTGACGACGACGCCCTTCTTGAGCCCCTTCGCGGGGACGGATCCGATGCCGATGACATCGAGGCCGTCGTCCGTCAGCTCGGCGACGATCACGGTGACCTTCGTGGTCCCCAGATCAAGTCCTGCAATGATTTCGCTCGCGGCCATTTGTTCTTACTCCGAGGGCTCGGCCCTGACCGAGCGATACATGAGTGCGAACCCGCTGCCAAAAAAGTTGCAGCCAAAAAACGCGCGCTCAGTTCGCGCCCTGCGAGGCCACCAGCGCGCGCTCTTCGCGGAGGCGCACCGTCACCCGATCGGGGCGGCGGACGTTGTCCGCGTAGATGTACGCGGCGCGCGTCTCGCGAGCGTCGAGGGCGTCGAACACGCGACGGATCTTCTGCAGCTTGTCGCGGAACGGCCCGCGCCCGAGGCGCACGTAGGTGGCGTCCTCGCCGACGTACAGGCTGAG contains:
- the ftsA gene encoding cell division protein FtsA, which codes for MAASEIIAGLDLGTTKVTVIVAELTDDGLDVIGIGSVPAKGLKKGVVVNIESTVQAIRAAVEQAEAMAGVEINTVFAGIAGSHVSGMNEEGVAAIGSREVTQDDVDRVLIQAKAVPLPGDREVIHVLPQEYIVDAQDGIKEPVGMAGVRLEARVHMVTAASSCVANIVKCAERCGLHVAEVVLQPLASAHAVLSDDEKEIGAVLIDIGGGTSDIIVYVDGAVVHTSSIPIGGINLTNDVATGLRTPMAEAERIKIKYGCAATFMIDEDEVIEVPSVGGRAPRTLSRRALCDIIEPRVEEIFVACRHVIAETGYADMLASGAIITGGTTLLDGMPELAEQVLGLPVRRAAPIGIGGLIDVVKSPAYSTGVGLVKYGVNRLQTLPVEEEIIHVPQGTGLGGRISAWFREVF